GTGaaccacggtgatgattgaaagtcaccgagtaccttagtactcttgttgttggagctgtgttgtatcgaccgacacttagtgctcttgttgttggggttgtgttgtattgaccgacactaaacccttgggttcttttgttgttggggttgtgttgtattgaccgacactaactccgagttgtgttgtattgactgacactaactcttgggttttgatattgggtttgagctaaacacttgtgtggtgaggacgattcgatgtttggctaaccatattgcatcaatcgggtgaataacgggaatggttcacctgtgcatctcatggtgaataacgggaatggttcaccaatgcattaatgatgaataacgggaatggttcaccaaggatgaataacgggaatggttcatccatagtgaagaacgggaatgcttcacttgtggcgaacgggaacgcgtcacaatccggatcatattgattgcatttcacgcatacattcattctgactggaatcgtgtgctgtttgatttattgaagcattgttagagccaataacatgctaggattatctatatgtatatatatatacccttgtcacatgttgagtgtatatctacttatttccgtgagttgaccctagcgccttggctttggtttcatgtttgtgtttgggcggtcggcctgctgccagatgtcgacggtggagtgggtttcgatggtctctccctcggggggatcaggtttgagttggtggaccggactgacgagcgtggacgtctgacgaaaggagttttacgacgcatggagctgagcttcaacttgccgacttcagttcgctgtggactcggtaccgGGAGGGTAgatttaggcaggcgtcatattttgtgtagagctctgattcgttttgcttttgggacagggtaggttcccgatgcatggcttttcgtgtggttctcttattgaaggatcacagtgagtcagtcggactgtaggggactttgcttaggccattttgaggccgactttctactagtggattgtaattataactttatcactcaaacttctgggtctgtatatatttgcctacgggcacactactttggagtcactgcgagtgcgcgtgacgggagagtgcagctgaggctgtacctgtgtatatttgtatatcggttagttagtgttgggttatgtctttattttctatcgctttatttaaaaggaatcaatcgaaaaaaaattacttgtttttccgcgtaaagtttatttttggttactaaagtgacacccggaaatcggggtgttacaaccaaCCCCAACCAAGTGCGGCCACAACATGAGCTAGGTCGGAACACCACTCCACCacaccgcaccaccaccaccaaccccaaCCCACACCACACTACCACCCCCAACCACCACCAAGTTTATGTCTTTCTTCGGATCTGACCAGATGAGAAAAAAAAGGTGAAAGCTTCAAGCTTTTCAACCTACATCAGATGAGAAAGCTTCAGATCTGGCCTCAACACCATGAAAACTATCACCCACAACGATTTGGGGTTTTTTCACTTCTGCAATTTAGGAATTTCACTTCTGAGATTTGAGATTTTTCATTCTCAAAGTTTTTAACTTTCATTTATGGAGATGAGTGTTATTGCATTCATGGATTTTGGTGGGTGATTGAGTTGTAGCGGGGTTTCATTGTGATGGAAGGATttgtgaagatgatgaagaaggagatgaagaccaGTGGTTCACATCAAgaatttttttctgttttaaattaattatattttagttCAATTGTTattctaatttaattaaatgattttttagttttttaaaattgaatttgtTAACGTCTGTTAAgtgttttttaacgtcaaggacTAGAGTGACGGACATTTGCCACTTTGGGGGACCGCGAgatgaataaaattcattcagggTCGAATGTGAAGTCGGTGGACACTTTTGAGGACCAAAGTGACCCTTTACCCTCTCAATAATAAATTCTTATAAAGCAGCCAACGAGCTCAATATCTACAATTTTTTGACCATCATTAAATTAGCATTTCGACGGTTTTTCGTCGTTACAAACAACATTTGGCCATCGATAATCAACGTTTTTCTTGTAGTGGGAGGGCTTGGTTTTAGAGTCTTTAATAAAGCTCTTTGGCTAAGAATTAGTGGTGTATGTTTATGAATCCTGATTTTCATTCTTGTTGAACGTTTAAGGCTATGTATATTCCAAGTTCCTCAATTAGGGGATGAGACCAAGCGATACCTTGTCTAGTTTATGGTATGTTGGTTGGTTCTTAAAAGGCTGGTTGTACTATTTGGAGAAATGGGAATTGGAAGTTCAACATTTGGGGGAACAAATGGATTCCAACAAGTGATTATGGACTTTTACATCTGGATTTTCGGCTAATGGCTCTCTTGTCAAGGTTTCTGATTTAATTCTCCTTGAGTCTGGAAGCTGGAAGTATCAGTTGATTTCCTCTTGCTTTGATCCTTATGATGCCCAGGTGAATCATGCGTATTCCACTTTTTTGAGGCACGTTGAAGGTGAACTTATTTGGCAGGCTAGTGCTAATGGTCAATAAATATACTACAAGGTTCTGGCTACAATTTTGTTATAGACAAGCAGCAATGGGAGTTAGTTTGGACACTGATCCTAGGGAACAGGTTTGGACAAAACTATGGAATGTTCAAGCTCTTCCACGGTGCAAGGAGATAGTTTAGAGGGTGTGTACGAATATCTTACCTGTTTGGTAATTCCATGGCAGATTATGTTGCCATTTTggctctttctttctctaataatGTTTGAATTGAGGATTCCCTATGGGTTTACTTCCTCTCCTTTCTCCTAATGTAACCACTGTTGGTTCTGTTAATCTAAACCAAGCTTTAAAAAAATCTCAGTTTTAAAATGGGTGCAATTAATCCCTCTGTTTCTAAAACTGTGCTATTTTAGTGGAGAACAAAAATAAAGATTCTCTTATACATAAATTTTATGTGcaaaaatcatattttgttttcaaataaaCCCAACATTTGTTGTCATGACAAAATAAGAAGGGATACCAATTCATTTCCCACATCAGTCATGGAAACACAAAAGAAATCTAGGACCAACCCCACAACTGGGTTTGGATTAGATGATAAAATGTTTTGTGGCTTTCCATGTAGGACCGGATGTAGTATGTTGGAGATTCATGTGGTTGCTTCTGTGGGGGTGGTTCTACTTCAGGGAGATCAATGAGTTTGATCTGAGGCTGTGAAGCCAAAAATGATCTGATGTATGAGTTTGAAAAGGGAATGGTTGGGAGCTTGATAGTGAGCAATGAGCAGTGTGATGGAAAGATTGTTGTCACTCTTGGTCAGGAGCTGTGCAAATTCAAGGGTTGAGGTTAAATGGCCAATTCCTGGTGAGGGAGTGAAGATTAGTTCTGTTTTCTTCTCATTCAGAGCCATTTTCTTTAGTTAATTTCTTGGTTTTGTGATGATGAGGGTTCCTATATAGTAGTAGTATTTTTTATTCTCACATACATAAGAATAAGGTTTGAGTCCTATACCAAAAACATGATACTTGTCTTCTTCTCCATCTCATCTTTCTCGTTGATCTTGAAGATATAATCAATTATTCGATGATAGAACTTCACCACTCTACACATGGACATTCACATACCAGTAAAaataatgaaatcaaatcatttatGTGGTTTTACGTACCCAATAGTTTAAATTTTTAGAATAATTGATTCTTAACATAGTATCATAATCATGACGAAGTGATTTAGACTTTTGAATAACGAAACGACAGTTTCATTAAATAGTAGAATAAGTGTCTACAAAAATGGCTTCTGCAACAACTGTAGGGGGGATTCCCACCAAACATGAGCTGCATTATTTGCCTGCCTATTCACATGAGAGTAAGAGATTGAACTGAAAGTTTGAGCCAGGAACTTGAAGTCTTGAATAATGGGCTCCATGTCTGGTTTGCTTCGCTGCTTCTGCATGGCTTTGATCACCATTTGAGAATCTGACTCGATTAATACGTCCTCCAGTCCCAGCTCAGCTATCGTAGAGAGACACCAACGCAGGGCCATTGCTTCTGCTACAGTTGGGTCTAAACGAAAAGGTTCCATATGAGTTGTTGCAGCCATCATGCGAGATTCATGGTCACGAATTATCAATCCAAAACCTATTTCTGAGTTGCCAGTCCAGCCCGCATCAAAATTTACTTTGAGCTTGTTTGGAGGTGGGGGGTTCCAAACCCTAACCGCGTTGTCCAGCCATGGAGATTGATCATGTCCTTGAGCCTCAGTCAATTCCAGAAGTGAACTAATAGCACGTTGCATTGCTATTGTTGGGTCTGCAAGCTTGCCATTGAAGTGGTGATCATTGCGAGCCTTCCAAATAGTCCACGTACCCTGAAAAAGCAAAGCTAGATCCTCTGGTTTTTTCTCTATGCACCACGCTGTGATCCATTGTAGAAAACCTTCTCGAACTGCATCTGTGATAATTCCCATAGGGTGAGCAAACCAGGCAGCTTTTGACCATGGGCATTCAATAAACAGGTGCTGAAGCAATTCGGCTAGATGGAGGCCACAAAGAGCACACTCATCTTCAACTCCCATGCCTCTTTTCCCCAGATTCTCGCGACATGGTAGGTTGTTATTTATGGCTCTGTGCATGAAGTGTTTCACCTTGATGGGGACAGGAGCTGACCATAATTTTTTCCATGGGAAGGCCTGAGAGCTTGAGCTTGGTATGTGTGAGTGCCTCTTGGTTTGTAGCTGCTAGTACGTGGATTTGACCTAGAACATGCCATCCCTACTCCATTGCCAGTAGGGGAAATCTGTGATATTTCTCAAGCTCAACGGGATTGCTATAATTGCAGCAGCCTCTAGAGGATTGAAAATCCTATTCACTGTATGGTagttgttggtcaatctgcaaatgtacagatatctccgggttttaatatcgaa
This is a stretch of genomic DNA from Lotus japonicus ecotype B-129 chromosome 1, LjGifu_v1.2. It encodes these proteins:
- the LOC130729258 gene encoding uncharacterized protein LOC130729258 is translated as MGVEDECALCGLHLAELLQHLFIECPWSKAAWFAHPMGIITDAVREGFLQWITAWCIEKKPEDLALLFQGTWTIWKARNDHHFNGKLADPTIAMQRAISSLLELTEAQGHDQSPWLDNAVRVWNPPPPNKLKVNFDAGWTGNSEIGFGLIIRDHESRMMAATTHMEPFRLDPTVAEAMALRWCLSTIAELGLEDVLIESDSQMVIKAMQKQRSKPDMEPIIQDFKFLAQTFSSISYSHVNRQANNAAHVWWESPLQLLQKPFL